In Populus trichocarpa isolate Nisqually-1 chromosome 7, P.trichocarpa_v4.1, whole genome shotgun sequence, the following proteins share a genomic window:
- the LOC7456919 gene encoding protein ALTERED PHOSPHATE STARVATION RESPONSE 1 translates to MLKFFFFIFVFHCPGSKVDKTEPLALCKERRKFIKQAIDSRYNLAAAHVSYINSLKNFGVALRRFAEAEVLIESSLSTTSATELDKSPSHSSYLSPSPSHNAEVSDSPLHFESPISPPVMNMSYMRAGGGGNAVTVKFNLNNSGGFVEDETLGFSMPMPPPPPPPFELAGSWDFFDPSDNGESFRFVRHSELDMDFDNMSGWSEFRGEKVGIEQSVVDAKGKWTKVGLDGKSQVHEETLTPGVEHKGVESSGNSLTQNGSYNSRVKGTAPSFELRGVEGSSRQEFVGQVRHVEEGQNASVSTLEQSGSRREKAVAVNNLSTEREDPSEFITHRAKDFLASVKDIEHRFFRASESGKEVSRMLEANNIRVGYSEAKGGSASAILVAVKFVCCRGKTALVSHEPVEHMTKIITWKRTTSSRSSSSRNPLVTATKDDASDSGSDFVEEFCMIAGSHSSTLDRLYAWERKLYDEIKASESIRREYDRRCDQLRHQFAKDQSANVIDKTRAVVKDLHSRIRVAIHSVDSISKRIEKMRDEELQPQLLELIQGLIRMWKTMLECHHAQYITISLAYHSRSITGTPQGNTRRQIMAQLQQEVECFGLSFANWVNSHASYVEALNGWLQNCILQPQERSKSRRSFSPRRLLAPPLFVLCRDWSAGIRGLPSEELNNAIKTLLSDLYHLMEQQEEQLHKEEKVVDVNNGESGEKENDRNDDLASNMYCIHASLTKVLDRLNKFSEASLKMYEDVRQKTEAARVAYLNCRPLRC, encoded by the exons TTTCTTACATAAACTCTCTTAAAAACTTTGGTGTAGCTCTCCGACGATTCGCTGAAGCAGAGGTTTTGATAGAGTCTTCTCTGTCAACAACCTCAGCTACTGAGCTTGACAAGTCTCCATCACATTCCTCGtacctctctccctctccctctcacaATGCAGAGGTCTCAGATTCACCATTGCACTTTGAGAGTCCTATTTCACCACCAGTGATGAACATGAGTTATATGAGAGCTGGTGGAGGTGGTAATGCAGTGACTGTTaagtttaatttgaataatagTGGTGGTTTTGTAGAGGATGAGACATTGGGGTTCTCTATGCCAATGCCGCCGCCGCCACCTCCTCCTTTTGAGTTAGCTGGTTCATGGGATTTTTTTGATCCAAGTGATAATGGTGAGAGTTTTAGATTTGTTAGGCATAGTGAGTTGGATATGGATTTTGATAATATGAGTGGGTGGAGTGAGTTTAGGGGTGAAAAGGTTGGTATTGAACAAAGTGTGGTAGATGCAAAAGGAAAATGGACAAAAGTTGGTTTAGATGGAAAGAGTCAAGTACATGAAGAAACTCTGACGCCTGGTGTGGAGCATAAGGGGGTTGAAAGTTCTGGTAATTCATTAACTCAAAATGGCAGTTATAACTCTAGAGTGAAAGGCACTGCCCCCTCGTTTGAATTGAGAGGAGTTGAAGGTTCTAGTAGACAAGAATTTGTTGGTCAAGTGAGGCATGTAGAAGAGGGGCAAAATGCCAGTGTTTCCACTCTTGAACAATCAGGTTcaaggagagagaaagcagTAGCAGTGAACAATTTGTCTACAGAAAGAGAGGATCCATCGGAGTTCATTACGCATAGAGCTAAGGATTTTCTTGCAAGCGTAAAGGATATAGAGCATCGCTTCTTTAGAGCATCTGAATCTGGGAAGGAGGTCTCCAGAATGCTTGAGGCAAACAATATCAGGGTTGGATATTCTGAGGCAAAAG GAGGATCTGCCTCAGCAATTTTGGTGGCTGTAAAATTTGTTTGCTGTCGAGGAAAGACTGCACTTGTTTCTCATG AACCTGTAGAACATATGACTAAGATCATTACATGGAAACGGACAACATCTTCAAGGTCATCTTCATCAAGAAATCCTCTTGTCACGGCAACAAAAGATGATGCCTCAGATAGTGGTAGTGATTTTGTTGAAGAGTTCTGCATGATTGCAGGGAGTCATTCCTCCACCCTTGACAGACTGTATGCATGGGAAAGAAAACTCTATGATGAAATAAAG GCCAGTGAATCTATCAGGAGAGAGTATGATCGGAGGTGTGACCAGCTTAGACACCAGTTTGCCAAAGATCAAAGCGCTAATGTGATTGATAAAACCCGTGCAGTTGTAAAGGATTTACATTCACGCATAAGAGTGGCAATTCACTCTGTAGATTCAATATCAAAGCGGATTGAGAAAATGAGAGATGAAGAGTTGCAGCCGCAACTTCTAGAATTAATTCAAGG GTTGATCAGGATGTGGAAGACCATGCTTGAATGCCATCATGCACAGTACATCACAATCTCATTAGCATACCATTCAAGGAGTATAACAGGAACTCCACAAGGAAATACCCGTAGGCAGATTATGGCTCAGCTCCAGCAGGAGGTTGAATGCTTTGGCTTAAGCTTTGCAAACTGGGTTAACAGCCATGCATCCTATGTGGAAGCTCTAAATGGGTGGCTGCAAAATTGCATCCTGCAACCACAGGAGCGTTCCAAGAGTAGGAGGTCATTCTCCCCTCGCCGACTCTTGGCACCACCTTTATTTGTTCTATGTCGTGATTGGTCAGCTGGGATCAGAGGTTTGCCATCTGAGGAACTCAATAATGCCATCAAAACCCTCTTATCTGATTTGTATCACCTAATGGAACAACAAGAAGAGCAGTTACACAAGGAAGAGAAAGTAGTTGATGTAAATAATGGAGAATCAGGGGAGAAAGAGAATGACAGGAATGATGATCTGGCCTCGAACATGTACTGCATACACGCCAGTTTGACAAAGGTTCTTGATAGACTGAACAAATTTTCAGAGGCTTCATTGAAAATGTACGAGGACGTCAGACAGAAAACTGAAGCAGCTCGAGTAGCGTACTTGAATTGCAGGCCACTTAGGTGTTAA